A stretch of the Arachis stenosperma cultivar V10309 chromosome 6, arast.V10309.gnm1.PFL2, whole genome shotgun sequence genome encodes the following:
- the LOC130935998 gene encoding CDPK-related kinase 3-like, translating to MGQCYGKPNPTGGNHHDVDPAAAIEASGEAFRSPLPSSAATNGFPSVKNTPARSSSHASPWPSPYPHGVNASPLPGDGVSPSPARGTTPRRFFRRPFPPPSPAKHIRASLAKRLGQGKPKEGPIPEDRGAEAEAVAEQSLDKSFGYGKNFGAKYELGNEVGRGHFGHTCSARVKKGELKDQLVAVKIISKAKMTTAIAIEDVRREVKLLKALSGHKHLVKFYDAYEDANNVYIVMELCEGGELLDRILSRGGRYTEEDAKVIVLQILSVVAFCHLQGVVHRDLKPENFLFTSRSVDADMKLIDFGLSDFIRPDERLNDIVGSAYYVAPEVLHRSYSLEADIWSIGVITYILLCGSRPFWARTESGIFRAVLRADPNFDDLPWPTVSSEAKDFVKRLLNKDYRKRMTAVQALTHPWLRDDSRPIPLDILIYKLVKSYLHATPFKRAAVKALSKALTEDELVYLRVQFRLLEPNRDGHVSLDNFKMALARHATDAMRESRVLEIIHAMEPLAHRKMDFEEFCAAAISTYQLEAHDRWEDIANTAFEHFEREGNRVISVEELARELNLGPSAYGILKDWIRNTDGKLNLLGYTKFLHGVTLRSNPRHR from the exons ATGGGCCAGTGCTACGGCAAGCCCAATCCCACCGGCGGTAACCACCATGACGTCGACCCAGCCGCCGCAATTGAGGCCTCCGGGGAAGCATTTCGCTCGCCGCTCCCCTCCTCCGCCGCCACCAACGGCTTCCCGTCGGTGAAGAACACGCCGGCTCGCTCGTCCTCGCATGCGAGCCCATGGCCAAGCCCGTACCCTCACGGCGTGAACGCCAGCCCGTTGCCGGGGGACGGGGTGTCGCCGTCGCCGGCCAGAGGGACTACGCCGAGGAGGTTCTTTAGACGGCCGTTTCCTCCTCCGTCTCCGGCGAAGCACATAAGGGCGTCGCTGGCGAAGAGGCTGGGGCAGGGTAAGCCGAAGGAGGGGCCGATACCGGAGGATCGAGGGGCGGAGGCGGAGGCGGTGGCGGAGCAGTCTCTTGACAAGAGCTTCGGTTATGGAAAGAACTTTGGAGCTAAGTATGAGCTGGGAAACGAAGTGGGGCGAGGGCATTTTGGTCATACCTGCTCCGCCAGGGTGAAGAAGGGTGAACTCAAAGACCAGCTTGTTGCTGTCAAAATCATTTCCAAGGCCAAG ATGACCACGGCAATAGCAATTGAAGATGTTCGTAGAGAGGTGAAGCTATTAAAAGCTCTATCTGGCCATAAGCATCTTGTCAAATTTTATGATGCTTACGAGGATGCCAACAACGTGTACATAGTTATGGA ATTGTGTGAAGGTGGGGAGCTTCTTGACCGGATTTTGTCAAG AGGGGGAAGATATACAGAGGAGGACGCAAAGGTTATAGTTTTGCAGATTCTAAGTGTAGTTGCTTTTTGTCATCTTCAAGGTGTTGTCCACCGTGACCTAAAGCCTGAG AATTTTCTCTTCACTTCAAGGAGCGTAGATGCTGATATGAAGCTTATAGATTTTGGTCTATCTGATTTCATCAGGCCAG ATGAACGGTTGAATGACATTGTTGGGAGTGCATATTATGTTGCACCTGAGGTCCTTCACAGGTCATATAGTCTAGAAGCAGATATATGGAGTATTGGTGTTATCACCTACATCTTACTATGTGGAAGTCGCCCTTTCTGGGCTCGAACAGAATCTGGAATTTTTCGTGCAGTGCTCAGAGCTGATCCGAACTTCGATGATCTGCCCTGGCCAACTGTGTCTTCAGAGGCTAAGGACTTTGTCAAAAGGCTCTTAAACAAGGATTACAGGAAAAGAATGACCGCTGTCCAAGCACTGA CTCACCCTTGGTTAAGGGATGACAGTCGTCCTATTCCATtagatatattaatttataaattagtGAAGTCATATCTTCATGCGACTCCATTCAAGCGTGCAGCAGTGAAG GCCCTTTCAAAAGCCTTGACAGAGGATGAGTTAGTTTATCTTAGAGTACAATTCAGATTGTTGGAACCAAATAGAGATGGGCATGTCTCCCTTGACAATTTCAAAATG GCTCTTGCTCGTCATGCCACTGATGCCATGAGGGAGTCAAGGGTTCTCGAAATCATACATGCG ATGGAACCACTTGCCCATAGGAAGATGGATTTCGAAGAATTTTGTGCCGCTGCTATTAGCACTTATCAACTGGAGGCACATGATAGGTGGGAAGATATTGCCAATACTGCTTTTGAGCATTTTGAGAGAGAAGGCAACCGTGTGATATCAGTTGAAGAGTTAGCAAGA GAGTTGAATCTTGGTCCTTCAGCTTATGGCATTCTCAAAGATTGGATACGAAATACTGATGGGAAGCTCAATTTACTTGGATATACAAAATTCTTACATGGCGTGACTCTCCGGTCAAACCCAAGACACCGATGA